Genomic segment of Dehalococcoidia bacterium:
CCAAACCAAGATACTTAACTAAACGCATCATTCCTCCCAAAAATTTTACTTACCGTTCATACTTGACTGCAATCCATAGAACTCTAATGAGTTTTTCCATAAAATTGCTTCTTTTTGCTCTGCTGTTAATTCCTCAATCTCAATTAATTCTTCTATCTCATGGCGTATGCTGCCTAGGTTGACCTCATGAGGAAAATCAGATGAGAAAATAAAGGCCTCCTGACCAACCAGATGCACTGCATATGCTAATGACTGCTCATCGCCCTCTACCCCTATTTTTACTCTTCCTTGCTTGCAAAGGCTGATCAAATAATCTGCTACTGTCTGGTTCTCTGGCAGTTTTAATAATTGGTCTCTAGGATCGAAGGGAGTGAATGCATGATAGGAACCTGAAAATCGTTCAAGCGCCATTAAAAACCATGCAACTCCACCTTCAAGGAACCCGACTCTCAGATTAGGAAATCGATCAAAAACACCGTTAAATAGCATTCCCGCAAGCCCGATCATGATTCCCATTGGATGCCCAATAGCATGCGTTGCGGCAAACACGTTCATCGTGTTCATTCCTAGGTCATGATGCGCTCCACCATGAACGGCTAATGGGATACCAAGGCGC
This window contains:
- a CDS encoding amidohydrolase, whose amino-acid sequence is MANLEIVIDGDGHIFEDAEGIRRHLKSPMKDANITKLMGVFPQLDHLHHSVVQNPEDAFGVSNGVFKDPGVTGWGDFMNKAAIESAVLYPTAGLSYGKIIDLDFAIGACQAYNDWITEAYTEKDNRLHPVALIPMQEPDAAVEELRRVKNQLGMCAAMLPSTGLSNHLGAKMYWPIYEEAERLGIPLAVHGGAHHDLGMNTMNVFAATHAIGHPMGIMIGLAGMLFNGVFDRFPNLRVGFLEGGVAWFLMALERFSGSYHAFTPFDPRDQLLKLPENQTVADYLISLCKQGRVKIGVEGDEQSLAYAVHLVGQEAFIFSSDFPHEVNLGSIRHEIEELIEIEELTAEQKEAILWKNSLEFYGLQSSMNGK